One window from the genome of Spiractinospora alimapuensis encodes:
- the menB gene encoding 1,4-dihydroxy-2-naphthoyl-CoA synthase, with the protein MDWEQSGDYSDIIYETADGIAKITINRPERRNAFRPQTLFELSHAFNVARDDTQVGVIILTGAGDEAFCSGGDQKIRGDDGYIGDDEVAQRGIGRLNVLDLQVQIRRTPKPVIAMVAGYSIGGGNVLQVCCDLTIAADNARFGQTGPKVGSFDGGYGSWLLAETVGLKKAREIWYLCRQYNAQEALDMGMVNTVVELSRLEEETVAWAREMLDKSPLALRMLKGALNAVSDGAAGMQQFAGDATMLYYMSEEAQEGRESFKEKRAPHFDQFPRRP; encoded by the coding sequence ATCGACTGGGAGCAGTCGGGCGATTACAGCGACATCATCTACGAGACCGCCGATGGTATCGCCAAGATCACGATCAATCGCCCCGAACGACGAAACGCGTTCCGTCCCCAGACACTGTTCGAGTTGTCACACGCCTTCAACGTGGCACGCGACGACACACAGGTCGGCGTGATCATTCTCACCGGCGCCGGGGACGAGGCCTTCTGCTCCGGCGGGGACCAGAAGATCCGAGGCGACGACGGCTACATCGGCGACGACGAGGTCGCCCAGCGCGGCATCGGTCGCCTGAACGTCCTCGACCTCCAGGTGCAGATCCGCCGCACCCCCAAACCGGTGATCGCCATGGTCGCCGGCTACTCCATCGGCGGCGGCAACGTGCTGCAGGTCTGCTGCGACCTCACGATCGCCGCCGACAACGCCCGGTTCGGCCAGACCGGACCCAAGGTCGGATCGTTCGACGGCGGCTACGGTTCCTGGTTGCTCGCCGAGACCGTGGGCCTGAAGAAGGCACGCGAGATCTGGTACCTGTGCCGCCAGTACAACGCGCAGGAAGCCCTCGACATGGGCATGGTCAACACGGTCGTGGAACTGTCCCGACTCGAGGAGGAGACCGTCGCCTGGGCACGGGAGATGCTGGACAAGTCCCCGCTGGCGCTACGCATGCTCAAGGGCGCGCTGAACGCCGTCAGTGACGGCGCCGCGGGAATGCAGCAGTTCGCCGGGGACGCCACCATGCTCTACTACATGAGCGAGGAGGCGCAGGAAGGCCGGGAGTCCTTCAAGGAGAAGCGCGCCCCGCACTTCGACCAGTTCCCGCGCAGGCCCTGA
- a CDS encoding AMP-binding protein: MLHRPLQALLGIDGAPLLAALDDALRGHGPALLPIAADTPPAVVDRMVRALRPATIRDPDGVRDVDPEAPGVGEDVALVVGTSGSTGTPKGVELPGAAVLASARASLRRIGDTGGDWLCVLPTTHIAGIQVMARTLVGGGELLRVPFSPDTIVAATAGRRPHVSLVPTQLRRVMDAGVDLSVFATIALGGAPARPELLAEARAAGGRIVTTYGMTETAGGCVYDGTPLSGVRVDLDSAGRIHLGGEVVASGYRLRPDLTRDHMLERDGTRWFATSDLGAWDESGRLVVRGRADDVIITGGHNVQAQAVASSLQDHPRVADAVVVGRPDPEWGESVVAVVVPRDGHAAPGLSELRDWTRRGLPHYAAPRELQLRSELPMLASGKPDLARLRAEVTQSLDVGTSHVPGTSH, encoded by the coding sequence GTGCTGCACCGACCACTCCAGGCCCTCCTGGGCATCGACGGCGCCCCCCTCCTGGCGGCGTTGGACGACGCGCTGCGCGGGCACGGACCCGCCCTTCTTCCCATCGCCGCCGACACCCCGCCCGCGGTCGTCGATCGGATGGTGCGGGCCTTGCGACCCGCGACGATCCGTGACCCCGACGGCGTCCGGGACGTCGATCCCGAGGCCCCCGGAGTCGGCGAGGACGTCGCGCTCGTGGTGGGAACCTCCGGGTCGACGGGAACCCCCAAGGGGGTGGAGCTCCCCGGAGCGGCCGTCCTGGCGTCGGCGCGGGCGTCGCTGCGCCGCATCGGTGACACCGGCGGCGACTGGCTGTGTGTCCTGCCCACCACCCACATCGCGGGCATCCAGGTGATGGCCCGCACCCTGGTCGGCGGTGGAGAACTCCTGCGCGTCCCGTTCTCGCCCGACACGATCGTCGCCGCGACGGCCGGACGCCGCCCCCACGTCTCGCTCGTGCCCACCCAGCTTCGCCGGGTCATGGACGCGGGCGTGGACCTCTCGGTGTTCGCCACGATCGCGCTGGGTGGGGCCCCGGCGCGGCCCGAACTCCTGGCGGAGGCTCGGGCCGCGGGCGGACGGATCGTGACCACATACGGAATGACCGAGACCGCGGGCGGGTGTGTCTATGACGGGACACCGCTATCCGGGGTGCGGGTCGACCTCGACTCGGCCGGACGGATCCACCTCGGGGGTGAGGTGGTGGCCTCCGGGTATCGACTGCGCCCCGACCTCACCCGCGACCACATGCTCGAGCGCGACGGGACCCGTTGGTTCGCCACGAGCGACCTCGGGGCGTGGGACGAGTCGGGACGGCTCGTGGTGCGGGGACGCGCGGACGACGTGATCATCACTGGTGGTCACAACGTCCAGGCGCAGGCCGTGGCCTCGAGCCTGCAGGACCATCCGCGGGTCGCCGACGCCGTGGTGGTGGGGCGCCCCGACCCCGAGTGGGGGGAGAGCGTGGTCGCCGTCGTGGTGCCCAGGGACGGCCACGCTGCGCCGGGCCTCTCGGAGCTGCGAGACTGGACCCGGCGCGGGCTCCCCCACTACGCCGCGCCGCGAGAACTACAGCTCCGCAGTGAGCTGCCGATGTTGGCAAGTGGAAAACCCGACCTGGCAAGGTTGCGTGCCGAGGTCACCCAAAGCTTGGACGTAGGAACTTCACACGTTCCGGGTACGTCACACTAG